Below is a genomic region from Cottoperca gobio chromosome 24, fCotGob3.1, whole genome shotgun sequence.
GTAATAGTTGCTCGTTGGAATCTCAGTATAGGTTGGTAGGTGATGGTTTCGATTAAATAAGACAACTTTGACAATTGGAAGTGAGATCAGTCAACACCCAATAATTCAGGCAGGAAAGATAGTGGAgaggggaaggaaggaaggaaagacagGAAGTTATGATAACAAACGTCATTGAGCACCTGGCCATGGCAAACTCAGTATGACTTTGTGCCCatacaagaaataaataaagcaattcaGCATATTCCAGATGTCACCTAACTGAtcttggaaaaacaaaaaagggacaCGTGACAATTTCCCAGTTTAGCCATAACGTCTAGGTGGATGACATTCGGTACCTGCAGTAAGGTTCTCCTTTTCATCTGAGGGAGTGGCTCTCAGATAGATGTAAGACTTGTACTTCTCCTGAAGAATTGCACTAGTATCAATGGTCACAGCCTTGTTCAAGGCCACCACTTCATAAGTGATGAAAATACAGCCCCTGTAGAAAGTTAATGGGCTTAGATAGTAGTTCTTTTCACACAAGTTTGCTATTGAAGTCAAAAAGGTAAAATGTATGCAAACACTGTAACTTACCCGGAGACAACTGCACCAGTTACTTTAGCAACCTTCCCTAAATggcagcaaaacaaataaaatatattattagatACTTGTTTGAATCCACGTCTTTAGAGTAATTATTTAGGCCAATTATGTCTTATCGTAACTTACTTAAAGCTTTCCACTGAAGCACTTTCCTCACTCCTGACGGCCCAGCTGTGCTCAGTCTCCGACAGCGGATTAAGCGTAGAGCCGCCCCAGACATCCTCCGCCTGCATATCACCAAGTATGTTGGGGATAGATTAATCACACCACCACAGAGGACTAACAACTTATTCCAAACCAGTGCTAGCTCACACAAACAACGCAGCTTTACAAAGCGTAGAGCCAATGACACTTGATACTGTACTTAAGCGATTTAACAATAAGGCTCTTAACAAGCGACAGTATCAACATTGAACGTGTGACACTAAAGTAGTCAACAAAAGTACAGCGAAGTCGTCAAATCATTCACAGGTGctctagctaatgttagctaattaGCTGCAGTTTAACTTAGTTGCGACTGCCACACCAACTGTCAGTCTAACCCAATTCATCCAGCTTTATGTTACCCTAAAGTAAGCGGTGTGACACTCATAACGTAAACACTCATGTGAAACTGTAACAACAGTCAAGCTAAATCAGCCGTTAGCAAACACTAACTTGCTCAAGGTTTAGCTGTTGGCTAACGTTTCACTTCCGCCAACTAACTAACTGTGAGCTACCCACCTGGCCGATTAAGCTAACCGTTTCGTGCGGGTTTATTGTCATTTCTGAACTGGGACATTACCTTATTAATTGACTGACAAGCTTTAATAAGGACTACGGTGATGTTCCCGACGACTGCAGCGCCCGGTGTTCATTAACAACGTCAACTTGTCTCACAAATAATACGTCATGTCCCGCAACTAACGCGATCaggaaactaaatatatatttttatatagtAACACAAATATACTAAACGTATGCAGTgcggtgtgtgtgatgagttgtatgttgtgttattatatttatacaataacatatctgtgatgatgtgtttttgCTGTCAGGAGGGCAGGAACAGGTGTTACGGTTTAACTAGTGAATGCGTCTGTGGTTGTCATAGTTACGACAGATGTTAGCTGGATGTTAGCAACGCTGAGTGGAAATGTTTCCTCAAACAAGACTCCAAACATGAATTAGAGACATATTTTTTAACATTGtaatgaaaaactaaacaaaaacgaATCCAGGATGACAGCTATGCTAGATCCTGTTTTCAACAGCTGTCTTAACCTCAGGGCATTCAGCTGAAAGTCACTAGTTAACAGGGTTACTAGTTAACCCCTAACACCAGTCTACCTTTCAATGAtacaaggatcatttattgtaattgtacaacacagggttgtGCAACGAAATGCAGTTGCAGTCCCATTTTTACTAGTAAGAGAAAACTTTGTGTGGAGGATGAGTTTAGGAATCTCACAGCCTgaggaaagaagctgctctgtagtctggTGGTAGGACAGCGGATACTTCTGTTGCTCTTGCCAGATGGCAGCAAGGTGAACAGGCTGGGGTTGGTATTGTACTTTAATATCCTTTGTGTTCTTTGCAGGCACCTTTTCTCACTGATGCTCGGCAGTTTTGATCACCCGCTGTCCTGTACCAAACCTTTGTTCTGAAACTAGTCAGACTGCACATGAAAATGAAACCTCTGCTCAAAGGGGGTGgctaaattataataattagaaaaaaCACCTGCAGTCCAATACAAGAAtcatacaacaaatacaaactattGTAAAGATTATAATGTTAACAGAAAGATGCTGCTGATTGAGGCCGTAGTTTGTGTGTATTAGATTGCATTCTATTGTAAAAAAGATTGTTTCCTTATTGTCCACATCAAAGGTCAACATCACAATGCAATATTTTACATCAACACCATAATCTCAAAATACAATCAACATTTGTCTAGCACAGTCAACGAAAATGGAACTTAATAACTTCTCTATggtagtatttatttataagactACTGTTTTAGGGTAGTaatattttacaacttttattaAGTGTTCATGTTATTATGTCCATATCTTGTGTTGCCTTATGCAAGTTGAGGGCACTGCTTTGTTTGTGCTACCAAACGCCCTACAGACCACAGGTTTTGTATGGAACGCTTTGTTGTTATGCTTTTGATTTTAGTCTTTACTGCATTAATTTATGAGCAAAGCTCGGCaaaattcaaatataaaatacaaaaacttcTGACACCTAATGCCCGACTTTCTGTGCATCTCTCTTTCTAGCTCACACATTCTGTTcttgcaaacacagacacaccaaacaTACCACATCTCCATAAAAAGACAGTGTGAGACAGCAATTAAAACATCAAATGAGTTCAAAGCGGTCTCCACCAGGGTTTGCATAGATACGTTCATGGCGCAATTTATTAAATACAAGTTAACACATAAACAATCGCTTTCCTTTAGGTTACGTATACACATCATTATCATTCTTTCTTTTGCATAGTTATTGATCAGAAGGGACATTGGAGAAGTCTTGCCTTGCAGCATAAATGCCCGGTCCCCAGTATGTATTCATAGACCTTGTCTTAACTAAACAAAGATTCTGTGCAAGCATGCATGAGTGTCAATCACCACTAAATATAGACTgctcatttttaatatttctgttcaTTAGCAACTATTTAATTTCACATTGCTGAGAGTGTGAACAGTTATGGAGTTGTGGacagttattaaatattttgCATCAGTATTGGTCAAAGGCAAGTATGCTTATGTCGAaaccagatatatatatatatatatatatatatatatatatatatatataaaaataaataaaaaaagaaactcataCAGAACTTATTGTTGTTTCAGAGCGTTATTGTTGAGCAGCGCACACAATTGACCTTGATGTCCTTGCTGCCTCCACTCTGATCCACCTGGTCATATAAATCAATACAGATTTAGCCCAACATCATTTGTAAATCCATTTACAACTCTGGGCTCATTTAGTTAAGAGTCAGCCTGAtgctctcactctcactcctcTCAGGTGCATGTTTCCTGATATGCTCTAATGACGCTTTCATAAGCTGGAGGTGGGGTCGGTGTAGTGTGGAAACCCCTCAGTCCATTGTTCCCCCAAAATGACTCTGGTCTGGGTGGGGTGGCCGCTGGCTGAGTTGCTGTTTGAGCTGATCCAGTTGACGTGGTCAGAGTCGGTGTGCGAGGCAGCGTGGTCTGGctcccctcctctgcctcccttGCAATTTGGCTGCACTGGAGGAGAGGGTGGAAGGTGGAGGCCCTGAAGCTGGATTTGTGCCCCAGTGGGTCGTGGTGGTCTGGGGAGGAAGTCTGCCGATGGAAGCTGAAAGCAGCACTGACCAAACTGTTGTTGCTCCGCCGGTCGTAGCTGCTGTTGCGGTTGAAACCTGGCCGGTTGCGGGAAGGCGTGCGTGATTGGCGAGGAGGGCGGCGGGTGATGCTGGCAGAGCCTGCTCTGCGTCGGGACATCCAGGTCAAAATCACGTAAACCAAGGCCCCCAAGACCAGACCCACCGCCATGGACACACAGAAAGCTATGATCAGAGGGACTGTGAAGAGAGAAACGCGTATCAAAAAGGATATTTTAAAGTTCTGTGCTTTAATATGAATCCTTCTCAAACACCCTCCATATTTGTGGTTTCTACTTGATATATCTATTTTTCTTCTGCTCAATTAACTTATTTACTCTTCAGGTTCACTGTGTGAGACAATAGTTTAATAATAGCTATGcacatgtaatatatataaataaatgttatcctTAATAACAGTCTTTTTTATTATCCTTGGGAATGGAAGGAATTTTAATTACAATCTATGCTTTaaccaaaatgacaaaaaacatctgtttgtCACAAATGGAGGATTGCCAACAACGTCTTGCAAGATGGTGCCccttgacaaaataataataggCTTTCCTCTTTCATGTTTACCAGAGTAAAGTTTTTGGGGAACAACAAACTGATTACATTTCAGTCCCACAAAAAAGAtactcattttttttttttgctcattGCTTCTCTGCCTTGGAAGCAGTCGTGCCCACATAAGCGTGcttgagagaagagagaatgcAGCAGCTAAGACAAATCCTTTGGACTGCTGccagagaaaacaaatcaatttcCTTTCAATACAGTTAAGCATTAAAAATACTGAACCCGCTTTGCTACCAGCCCATATTTCCAAATCAGTTTTTCTCTCTAACTTTTGCAAAAAGGAAAGGGGAAACTGGTGAAAAGTCATCTGGAAATGACATTCGGGAAAACTGAGGAAAAACACACTAAGAAAAACATAGATTTGAAGTGAGTTGCAAACGTTTTCTTTCTGATTCGTTTTTTAATGAAGCAATCTTCAAAAGGAATCAGGCTATCTATTTCAGAGGTAATTAAAGCTTGAATTCCTGAGAGACCACCATTGCCAATCAGAGAGACCACTTGAAAAAGACCAGCTTAAAGAGAAGGGAAGTTAGAAAAAAACTCA
It encodes:
- the myct1a gene encoding myc target protein 1 homolog, which gives rise to MAENNTNLFLEILQSFDAVPLIIAFCVSMAVGLVLGALVYVILTWMSRRRAGSASITRRPPRQSRTPSRNRPGFNRNSSYDRRSNNSLVSAAFSFHRQTSSPDHHDPLGHKSSFRASTFHPLLQCSQIAREAEEGSQTTLPRTPTLTTSTGSAQTATQPAATPPRPESFWGNNGLRGFHTTPTPPPAYESVIRAYQETCT